The genomic DNA aatatatttttaaatttattatttgtattattttgattatttttttaacttattatttatttttaattaataagttataactcatgaataataaaatttatgtttatatttatttgaatgcattatgacatttatgtttatttttgtattgaataattatttgtttataatttttatatttataaaaatgtctttatatatttttttatttatgtgttttttcctcatttttgttttctactttttgtaaaaatgtcatttttctatTCTCATTTTGTGTTATATCCCTTTTTCTATTTTCGTTTATATTTCTGCACAACTAGGTAGCAAGTAGGGTGTGCAAACAGTTCGGCTAGCCCACcaattaacttgaaaaattaaactgattgataataaaaaaaatcaaatccaaactattgaatcaattaaattaaagaaaaacataataattaaagaaaactaaaataatggataaaaaatatacaaaaacaaagaaaacgatatcgttttataaatatcaaaataacatcgTTTTAAAGTTCAATTAATTTGGTCATtccaatcaaaaaattaaatttttgaaaaaaattaattgaattaaattgatacaaaaaaaaaaatcgaacctaaCCGACAAGTTTagtaatttaattcaattaatttggaTAAATcgaacttttttttctttattattaacAAGTGTAACTAttaggtattttaaaaaataattttttagtgataatattttgaaaaataattttaaaaaacaatagTATTTTTGGCAATTACTCCTAGACCACGAACCAGGCGTTGACAAATGGATCGACGTCCGAGGTTTTTGATTTCGTAGCAATTAAGATTCTTGTTTGCCGGCCAGAGGACAAAAAGTCAGACTCCGTTGGGGCCAATTTCGTAATAAATTGCAATTCCCGAGGTCAATTTCATCCCACCTTCATGCGCTTTCCTTCCGCCACTTCGGTAACTTAAAGCTCTCCAGCTAGCCAGCCAAATCGTCTCTCCGAATCCCTCTTTTTGGACGGGAACCCGCCAACCTCGGATTTCGCCCCCAACGTTAACAATCTCTCCCGATCAATCTTTGTATCTGTTTCTGCTGATTCTGCGCCATCAATTTCCAAATACGGTGAGAATCTCACCATAGCCACAGAATTCGCTCCATTCCTCAAACATGCTACGTTCTAAATCGAGGTACCCAAACTTGTCTCTGTTCAAGTCTTCTCGTATCAGTCTCTACTTATGTAGCCATTGTCGAATGTCGTTTCTACGAGTGGTTTTTGGCAAAGAATCTGAGAGATTTCCCCCGTTTGTAGATCTGGGTCCTTCGGTTTCGGGCGAAACAAGCACAAATCGGTTCTTTCCAGGACCATCTCTGCTTCTATATTCTGCAAAGGCGATCCTCTGATATCACAGATTGATTGCGACGCCCTCAAGCCGGTTGAGAAAAATCTCTCCGAGGTTCCCGATTCATCGGAGGTATTGCGTTTGTATTGTTTGTGGGTTTTGTCTTTTCCACGTCATGTTCACATTTTGGGTTGGATTTTCCTAAGGTTAGAATGATATTTTGAGTTCAACTCTACAACTCTATGTGGTCATATAATTCGTTCAAATTCTACTAACAGATATGATTTGTGGGGTTGGGATTGATGATGGGTTTCTGTGCAATCTGGTGTAGGAGCAGATTGTTAGAGCTTCAAAGATGCAGCAATATGTGAGTCAGCTGGAGGAGGAGGTGAAGCTGACGAAGGGGCAACTGGGCTTCGCGAATGAAGAGAGAGATAGGGCCATCGATGAGCTCCGGGGGATGAAAATGGTGGCTCAAGAGGCCAACATGAAGCTGAGCGAGGCGTTGTCGTCTAGGAAGGTGGAAGAGGCATACGCAGAGCTTACTAGTTTGAAGGGGTCCCTGTCGGATCTGGAGAAGGAATTGAAAATGAAAGATGACTGTGTGGTGGCCCTGAAGCTCAAGCTTTTCAAGGCCAAGCAATTCGAGGCCAGGTTGGCCGAGAGAGATGCACTGTTCAATAGGCTCCAAGAGGAGTTGAGTAATTCCAGAGCTTCTGAGGGCCGAGCAACGGAGATGCTGTCTGAGAGCAAGCGGAGAATAGAGGAACTTGAGGATGGAATCGAGAGGGCGAAGCTATCCGAAGCCGAAATGATTAATTCAATGGCTTTCCAAACCAAACAGTTCGAGCAGACCAAGGTTGAACTCGAAGAATCGAGGTTTGAGATTGCTTGTCTCCTTGAGAAGGTCGAGAAGTTGGAGGCTTTGTCTAGACACAGCAGTAGCGGAGACAGTGATGACGAGAATCTGGCTTTCCTCGACGATGAGGATGCAGGTCTCAGGGCCGAGCTTCAAATGGCGAAAGAGAACTTGGCCCGTGcccgagagggagagaaagctGCCCTGTCAAGGGCGAAGAATCTGTTCGGGGAGTTGAACTCGGTTAGAGCTGAATTAAAGCTGGCTATTGAGGCAGAGGAGAGGAGCAAGAAGGCCATGGATGATCTAGCATTGGCGTTGAACGAAGTTGCAGCAGAAGGTAATGATGTCAAGTTGAAACTCAGATCAAACCAAGTGGAGCTCGAGAATGCCAAAAAGGAAGCAGAGCAATTGAAGGAGATGGCGAGGGGCAACGAGGATAGGTACAAGAAGCTGTTGGATGAATCGAAGAAGGAAACTGAGCGGCACAAGAACACCATCGAGAGGCTCAGAGCAGAAGCTGAGGAGTCGCTCTTGGCATCTAATGACAAAGAAATAGGCTTTGTCAACTGCATAAAAAGAGCTGAAGAGGAGAGGACACAGCTGCAACAAGAGAACGCCCGGCTTGTTGAATCCCTAAACACAGTCGAGAAGACGAGCAAGGCATTAAGAGAGGAGAATTTTAACTTGAGGGATATACTTAAGCAGGCACTGAGTGAAGCCAATGCTGCAAAAGAAGCTGCAGCCATTGCTAGTGCTGAAAATTCCCAGCTCAAGGATTCGCTCGACCAAAAGGACGAAGCTCTGGCCTTGCTTACCCGCGAAAATGAACGCCTTATGGATGAAGCTGCAGCTCATGAGAGCCTCAAGGGGCTGAAACGGTTGCTTCCTGTAGCATCCTCAAAGGAGCCCAAGACTGAGAGTAAGGAGCAAGACTGGATGTTCAAGTCTATTTATTCGCTCGAGCGCAAAGACAGCAAGAAACGGAACAAAGCTTTCAGTTTTGATCTCAGCGAGCTGACAGCTCAAATGGAGCATGAAGATCTCAGCGAGATCAATGCTTTAGATGAGGATCCTGTTAAGGCTGAGGCCCTCAAGGGATCAATATTCGATACTGTGGATTCACCAACTTCAGACGGTCGCATTCACAGAAGAGTCGTGTCTTCTTCATTAACAGATGATG from Diospyros lotus cultivar Yz01 chromosome 4, ASM1463336v1, whole genome shotgun sequence includes the following:
- the LOC127800237 gene encoding putative WEB family protein At1g65010, chloroplastic isoform X1, producing the protein MLRSKSRSGSFGFGRNKHKSVLSRTISASIFCKGDPLISQIDCDALKPVEKNLSEVPDSSEEQIVRASKMQQYVSQLEEEVKLTKGQLGFANEERDRAIDELRGMKMVAQEANMKLSEALSSRKVEEAYAELTSLKGSLSDLEKELKMKDDCVVALKLKLFKAKQFEARLAERDALFNRLQEELSNSRASEGRATEMLSESKRRIEELEDGIERAKLSEAEMINSMAFQTKQFEQTKVELEESRFEIACLLEKVEKLEALSRHSSSGDSDDENLAFLDDEDAGLRAELQMAKENLARAREGEKAALSRAKNLFGELNSVRAELKLAIEAEERSKKAMDDLALALNEVAAEGNDVKLKLRSNQVELENAKKEAEQLKEMARGNEDRYKKLLDESKKETERHKNTIERLRAEAEESLLASNDKEIGFVNCIKRAEEERTQLQQENARLVESLNTVEKTSKALREENFNLRDILKQALSEANAAKEAAAIASAENSQLKDSLDQKDEALALLTRENERLMDEAAAHESLKGLKRLLPVASSKEPKTESKEQDWMFKSIYSLERKDSKKRNKAFSFDLSELTAQMEHEDLSEINALDEDPVKAEALKGSIFDTVDSPTSDGRIHRRVVSSSLTDDGEVINSDGFDDAETKRKLQRKRRPMIRRFGNLIRRKSFHKERPLPVE
- the LOC127800237 gene encoding putative WEB family protein At1g65010, chloroplastic isoform X2, encoding MLRSKSRSGSFGFGRNKHKSVLSRTISASIFCKGDPLISQIDCDALKPVEKNLSEVPDSSEIVRASKMQQYVSQLEEEVKLTKGQLGFANEERDRAIDELRGMKMVAQEANMKLSEALSSRKVEEAYAELTSLKGSLSDLEKELKMKDDCVVALKLKLFKAKQFEARLAERDALFNRLQEELSNSRASEGRATEMLSESKRRIEELEDGIERAKLSEAEMINSMAFQTKQFEQTKVELEESRFEIACLLEKVEKLEALSRHSSSGDSDDENLAFLDDEDAGLRAELQMAKENLARAREGEKAALSRAKNLFGELNSVRAELKLAIEAEERSKKAMDDLALALNEVAAEGNDVKLKLRSNQVELENAKKEAEQLKEMARGNEDRYKKLLDESKKETERHKNTIERLRAEAEESLLASNDKEIGFVNCIKRAEEERTQLQQENARLVESLNTVEKTSKALREENFNLRDILKQALSEANAAKEAAAIASAENSQLKDSLDQKDEALALLTRENERLMDEAAAHESLKGLKRLLPVASSKEPKTESKEQDWMFKSIYSLERKDSKKRNKAFSFDLSELTAQMEHEDLSEINALDEDPVKAEALKGSIFDTVDSPTSDGRIHRRVVSSSLTDDGEVINSDGFDDAETKRKLQRKRRPMIRRFGNLIRRKSFHKERPLPVE